A single window of Microbispora hainanensis DNA harbors:
- a CDS encoding tyrosine-type recombinase/integrase, translating to MTVYDRWHKSRPKAGEKACSEHKRVPSTDHGRGERWQVRWRDDRGEQRKRNFDKRAAAEAFDAKIKHDLSLGTYVDPNAGRVTFRERAEEWLKSAPFDEAVHDQVAMRLRKHIYPVLGHHEVRVLANRPSLVQAWLRGLQGKLAPSYVKVLLAHVSAVFAAALDDGLIAKNPCKASVVRPPALVKEKIKPWKLEWVERMRKELAPRYSAMVDVGAGLGLRQGEILGLSVDDIDFLRRVVHVRRQVKIARNKQLFAPPKGGKTRDVPLPDTVALRLSVHLAAFPPVEVTLPWVELAGKPVSHRLVFTTPNGRAVHREYLNERQWRPALERAGIEVPPNEDGQRRSYRENGMHALRHFYASVLLDGGESIKALSEYLGHHDPGFTLRTYTHLMPSSEDRTRKAVDSALGAHGASPSALDVPSADD from the coding sequence GTGACGGTCTACGACCGGTGGCACAAGTCTCGACCGAAGGCGGGCGAGAAAGCGTGCTCGGAGCACAAGCGCGTGCCCTCGACGGATCACGGGAGGGGCGAGCGTTGGCAGGTACGCTGGCGCGACGATCGCGGAGAACAGCGAAAGCGGAACTTTGACAAGCGTGCCGCCGCGGAAGCCTTCGATGCCAAGATCAAGCATGATCTCTCGCTGGGGACCTACGTGGACCCCAACGCGGGCAGGGTCACCTTTCGCGAGCGGGCCGAAGAGTGGTTGAAGTCCGCTCCGTTCGATGAAGCCGTACACGATCAGGTGGCCATGCGGCTCCGCAAGCACATCTACCCCGTGCTCGGTCACCACGAAGTGCGAGTCCTGGCTAACCGTCCCTCGCTGGTGCAAGCCTGGCTCCGAGGGCTGCAAGGCAAGCTCGCGCCTTCTTACGTCAAGGTCCTGCTTGCCCATGTCTCGGCTGTCTTCGCTGCCGCGCTAGACGATGGGTTGATCGCTAAGAATCCCTGCAAGGCATCTGTCGTTCGCCCGCCCGCACTCGTGAAGGAGAAGATCAAGCCCTGGAAGCTTGAATGGGTCGAGCGCATGCGGAAGGAGCTCGCGCCGCGCTACTCCGCCATGGTGGATGTCGGAGCGGGCCTCGGTCTTCGGCAAGGCGAGATTTTGGGGCTGAGCGTTGACGACATCGACTTCCTCCGTCGCGTCGTGCATGTACGTCGCCAAGTAAAGATCGCAAGAAACAAGCAGCTCTTCGCCCCTCCCAAGGGCGGCAAGACGCGAGACGTGCCGCTGCCGGACACGGTTGCCCTTCGCCTTTCCGTGCACCTGGCCGCGTTCCCGCCCGTCGAGGTGACTCTCCCCTGGGTTGAGCTGGCGGGCAAGCCGGTGAGCCACAGGCTCGTCTTCACGACGCCCAACGGGCGGGCCGTACATCGGGAGTACCTGAACGAACGCCAGTGGCGACCGGCTCTTGAGCGGGCCGGCATCGAGGTCCCGCCCAACGAAGATGGTCAACGGCGGTCGTACAGGGAGAACGGGATGCACGCCCTACGGCACTTCTACGCCTCGGTGCTGCTCGATGGCGGCGAGAGCATCAAGGCCCTGAGCGAGTACCTCGGTCACCATGATCCGGGCTTCACACTGCGGACCTACACCCACCTCATGCCATCGAGTGAAGACCGCACGCGGAAAGCCGTCGACAGTGCCCTGGGGGCACACGGCGCGTCCCCGAGTGCCCTGGATGTGCCCTCGGCGGACGACTGA
- a CDS encoding helix-turn-helix transcriptional regulator, with the protein MTRKEGTLTAEADRLWSVEEVSRFLGVPVATVYQWRYLGVGPKGHKVGRHVRYIPADVLSWVREQP; encoded by the coding sequence ATGACTCGGAAGGAGGGAACGCTGACGGCGGAAGCTGATCGTCTCTGGAGCGTGGAGGAAGTCTCAAGGTTCCTCGGTGTGCCGGTGGCCACGGTTTACCAGTGGCGCTATCTGGGTGTGGGCCCAAAGGGGCACAAGGTCGGTCGGCATGTGCGCTACATCCCGGCTGACGTGTTGTCGTGGGTGCGTGAGCAGCCGTGA
- a CDS encoding replication initiator, producing the protein MAVDPEISRYFSLVGGLKRRYRDLSRLGGCSQPIRVRGELSRVDTDGVQRKIYSTRREIGGVMLVACGNRRASRCPSCSEVYRADTFHLIRAGLLGGDKGVPETVREHPRALVTLTAPSFGPVHAHRTREDGTVLPCRPRRSAGTCPHGKPLSCTELHGPDDVLVGQPLCAECYDYDGHALWNAHAPDLWRRFTIYLRRELAYAAGMTAKAFNAQVRVSFAKVAEYQARGIVHFHAVVRLDGRSEDNTPLPPPDWATVDLLDRAARTAAASVHVDSPHCEQVGGVRRLVFGSQVDIKPIVAGELTEDALTEAQVAGYIAKYATKGATTEGTVDRRIKDLSELNAVTLTAHQRRLIETCWHLGDLEELKPLRLRGWAHMLGFRGHFSTKSGSYSTTLGKLRDARRSFRARQAREHGHDALTGTPADDSTLVVGSWRYAGQGYTHPADLYVAQLIREEREERRRSRWPVAAEGAAA; encoded by the coding sequence ATGGCCGTTGATCCGGAGATCTCCCGGTACTTCTCCCTCGTCGGCGGGCTCAAGCGGCGCTATCGCGACCTGTCCCGCCTCGGCGGCTGCTCCCAGCCCATCCGCGTGCGCGGTGAGCTGTCCCGCGTCGATACCGACGGCGTGCAGCGAAAGATCTACAGCACCCGCCGCGAAATCGGCGGCGTCATGCTCGTCGCCTGCGGCAACCGGCGTGCCTCGCGCTGCCCGTCCTGTTCGGAGGTCTACCGGGCAGACACCTTCCACCTGATCCGCGCCGGTCTGCTCGGCGGAGACAAAGGCGTCCCGGAGACGGTGCGCGAGCATCCCCGCGCCCTGGTCACGCTCACCGCGCCATCGTTCGGGCCGGTCCACGCCCACCGCACCCGCGAGGACGGGACCGTTCTGCCGTGCCGTCCGCGCCGGTCTGCCGGCACCTGCCCGCACGGCAAACCGCTGTCCTGCACAGAGCTGCACGGGCCGGATGACGTGCTGGTCGGGCAACCGCTGTGCGCGGAGTGTTACGACTACGACGGCCACGCGCTGTGGAACGCCCACGCCCCGGACCTGTGGCGCCGCTTCACCATCTACCTGCGCCGCGAACTGGCCTACGCGGCGGGCATGACCGCCAAAGCCTTCAACGCACAGGTACGGGTCTCGTTCGCCAAGGTCGCCGAATACCAGGCGCGCGGCATCGTCCACTTCCACGCCGTGGTGCGCCTCGACGGCCGCAGCGAGGACAACACGCCGTTGCCGCCGCCGGACTGGGCGACGGTGGATCTCCTCGACCGTGCGGCCCGCACCGCTGCCGCCAGCGTCCACGTGGACTCCCCGCACTGCGAACAGGTCGGCGGGGTGCGTCGCCTGGTGTTCGGCTCCCAGGTCGACATCAAGCCCATCGTCGCCGGTGAGCTGACCGAGGACGCGCTGACCGAAGCTCAGGTCGCGGGCTACATCGCCAAGTACGCCACCAAGGGCGCGACCACCGAAGGCACCGTCGATCGCCGGATCAAGGACCTGTCGGAGCTGAACGCGGTCACGCTGACCGCTCATCAGCGGCGGCTGATCGAAACCTGCTGGCACCTGGGCGACCTGGAGGAGTTGAAGCCGCTGCGGCTGCGCGGCTGGGCGCACATGCTCGGCTTCCGGGGCCACTTCTCCACCAAGTCCGGCTCCTACTCCACCACCCTCGGCAAGCTGCGCGATGCGAGGCGTTCCTTTCGCGCCCGCCAAGCCCGCGAGCACGGACACGACGCCCTGACCGGCACGCCCGCCGATGACTCCACGCTCGTCGTCGGCTCCTGGCGCTACGCCGGACAGGGCTACACCCATCCGGCAGATCTGTACGTCGCCCAGCTCATCCGCGAGGAACGCGAAGAACGCCGCCGCTCCCGCTGGCCTGTTGCTGCTGAGGGAGCCGCCGCATGA
- a CDS encoding HNH endonuclease, which yields MPPLGQAGGGHNRPTAERRRQIRRSLAKRDGACCFYCGTAFADLAEATLDHLIPQVQIPGWKLANLVLACYPCNQAKAGMLPQGFLRPVGRFAPGLRPRPTLLDRLRAALMRLPLAVRRAGGRRSLGAGVSA from the coding sequence GTGCCTCCGCTCGGCCAAGCGGGTGGGGGACACAACCGGCCCACCGCTGAGCGGCGCCGACAGATCCGCCGGTCCCTGGCCAAGCGCGACGGCGCGTGCTGCTTCTACTGCGGCACCGCCTTCGCCGACCTGGCGGAAGCGACCTTGGACCACCTGATCCCGCAGGTGCAGATCCCCGGCTGGAAGCTCGCCAACCTGGTGCTCGCCTGCTACCCGTGCAACCAGGCCAAAGCGGGGATGCTCCCGCAAGGCTTCCTGCGCCCGGTCGGCCGCTTCGCCCCGGGCCTGCGCCCCCGCCCGACCCTGCTCGATCGCCTGCGGGCCGCCTTGATGCGTCTGCCGCTGGCCGTCCGGCGTGCCGGGGGCCGTCGCTCGCTCGGTGCGGGGGTGAGCGCGTGA
- a CDS encoding helix-turn-helix transcriptional regulator, which yields MSEVIRRRRTELGMSQADLARAAGVDTRQIRRYEAGDQQPLLSVAVAIANALQISVGELAGMPEHRVNLSGDWWAAWQTFKDGEEIITSQEVRFRQQGELIQLETITRGISVEDGGYMWRGELRLWDNEILMGWYAANDGSVRSKGTMYFVLHTHGINMAGRWVGLSYDGQIMTGWGSMAKTEDEARDLIAELKERDGQSVG from the coding sequence ATGTCCGAAGTCATCCGCCGACGGCGCACCGAGCTGGGAATGTCCCAGGCCGACCTCGCCCGCGCTGCCGGTGTCGATACACGCCAGATCCGCCGCTACGAGGCGGGAGACCAGCAACCGCTCCTGTCCGTCGCGGTAGCGATCGCGAACGCCCTACAGATATCCGTCGGCGAGTTGGCCGGCATGCCCGAGCACCGCGTCAACCTCAGCGGCGACTGGTGGGCGGCCTGGCAGACCTTCAAGGACGGCGAAGAGATCATCACTTCCCAGGAAGTGCGATTCCGCCAGCAAGGCGAACTGATCCAGCTCGAGACCATCACCCGTGGGATCTCCGTCGAGGACGGGGGATACATGTGGCGTGGTGAGCTGCGGCTGTGGGACAACGAGATCCTGATGGGCTGGTACGCCGCCAACGACGGCTCCGTACGGTCCAAGGGGACGATGTACTTCGTCCTGCACACCCACGGCATCAACATGGCCGGTCGGTGGGTCGGCCTGAGCTACGACGGCCAGATCATGACCGGCTGGGGATCCATGGCCAAGACCGAAGACGAGGCCCGAGACCTCATTGCCGAGCTCAAGGAACGCGATGGCCAGAGCGTTGGATGA
- the cutA gene encoding divalent-cation tolerance protein CutA has protein sequence MARALDEVCEVIITAPDPDWLVEFTRSLVADRLCAAAHNFAPIRSIYRWQGEIYDRPEGRVALHTRRDLVPQIIERTNREHPYEVPCVVTLPITSGDQKYLNWILAETAEPA, from the coding sequence ATGGCCAGAGCGTTGGATGAGGTCTGCGAAGTCATCATCACGGCCCCGGACCCCGACTGGCTTGTCGAGTTCACCCGAAGCCTCGTCGCTGACCGGCTATGCGCAGCCGCTCACAACTTCGCGCCGATCCGTTCCATCTACCGATGGCAGGGCGAGATCTACGACCGCCCAGAAGGCCGCGTAGCGCTTCACACGCGGCGTGATCTCGTCCCGCAGATCATCGAGCGCACCAACCGGGAGCATCCATACGAGGTCCCATGCGTGGTCACACTGCCGATCACCAGCGGAGATCAGAAATATCTGAACTGGATACTGGCCGAGACCGCCGAGCCAGCGTAG
- a CDS encoding M15 family metallopeptidase, which produces MTSLWNRRSAVVMAALVGMTGCAGVGDAGASATARARVSAPVPASSAPGSSAPAAPSSAPASSAPATPSSEAPTPSPSGPPPFSSKIENVSRDEVRYSWRPGCPVPLSGLRKITMTYWGFDGKAHTGTLVVNKKVAEDVASVFGKLYEMRYPIRRMVPVDVYKGSDYDSIDADNTSAFNCRNATGSGSWSNHAYGLAVDVNPRENPYVYADGSHAHRNADAFVDRPLKKPGVINSGDRVVRAFARIGWGWGGSWSGAKDYQHFSVNGR; this is translated from the coding sequence ATGACCTCCTTGTGGAACCGCAGGTCAGCGGTAGTGATGGCGGCCCTCGTCGGGATGACCGGCTGCGCCGGGGTCGGTGACGCCGGCGCGTCCGCCACCGCCCGGGCCCGGGTGTCCGCGCCCGTCCCGGCGTCATCGGCGCCGGGCTCGTCCGCGCCTGCCGCTCCCTCCTCCGCACCGGCCTCCTCCGCCCCCGCCACCCCGTCGTCCGAGGCGCCCACGCCGAGCCCGAGCGGGCCGCCGCCCTTCTCCTCCAAGATCGAAAACGTGTCCCGCGACGAGGTCCGATACTCCTGGCGTCCGGGCTGCCCGGTTCCGCTGAGCGGGCTGCGGAAGATCACCATGACCTACTGGGGCTTCGACGGAAAGGCCCACACCGGCACCCTCGTGGTCAACAAGAAGGTGGCCGAAGACGTGGCCTCCGTCTTCGGCAAGCTCTACGAGATGCGCTACCCGATCCGCCGGATGGTGCCCGTCGACGTCTACAAGGGCAGCGACTACGACTCCATCGACGCCGACAACACCTCGGCCTTCAACTGCCGCAACGCCACCGGCTCCGGCAGCTGGTCCAACCACGCGTACGGGCTGGCGGTGGACGTCAACCCGCGCGAGAACCCGTACGTCTACGCGGACGGCTCGCACGCCCACCGCAACGCGGACGCCTTCGTGGACCGGCCGCTCAAGAAGCCCGGCGTGATCAACAGCGGAGACCGAGTGGTGCGGGCCTTCGCGCGGATCGGCTGGGGCTGGGGCGGCTCCTGGTCCGGCGCCAAGGACTACCAGCACTTCTCCGTCAACGGCCGCTGA
- a CDS encoding prolipoprotein diacylglyceryl transferase, with protein MSVPTHAFFVALGVILASVVFVLEARRRGALREESLVAVTGALVGGAIGIRLSGWAEHLDPALNPSLVEAWMFGARSILGGLTGAYAGVLVAKRLIGYRERTGDLFAPAVALGMAVGRIGCFLTEAPGRPTSLPWGVHAPATVPECPGCLSGQAMHPSHLYETVFQLAAFGALLWARSRVDRPGELFTLYLGAYAVFRFLVEFTRANETVWLDLTRPQWFLVPGLMLLAVRLGIGYRKGFYDRLLPFRGERRPLLPAVRLSPVGEEER; from the coding sequence GTGAGCGTGCCGACCCACGCGTTTTTCGTGGCTCTCGGCGTGATCCTCGCGAGCGTGGTGTTCGTCCTGGAGGCGCGGCGCCGGGGAGCCTTACGGGAGGAGTCGCTCGTCGCCGTCACCGGCGCGCTCGTCGGCGGGGCGATCGGCATACGGCTGTCCGGCTGGGCCGAGCATCTCGACCCCGCGCTCAATCCGAGCCTCGTCGAGGCGTGGATGTTCGGCGCCCGGAGCATCCTCGGCGGCCTGACCGGCGCGTACGCCGGGGTGCTGGTGGCGAAACGGCTGATCGGCTACCGGGAGCGCACCGGTGACCTGTTCGCGCCCGCCGTCGCGCTCGGCATGGCCGTCGGCCGCATCGGCTGCTTCCTCACCGAGGCCCCCGGCCGTCCCACGAGCCTGCCCTGGGGCGTCCACGCGCCCGCCACCGTGCCGGAATGCCCCGGATGCCTGTCCGGCCAGGCCATGCATCCTTCGCACCTGTACGAGACCGTGTTCCAGCTCGCCGCCTTCGGCGCGTTGCTGTGGGCGCGGAGCCGGGTCGACAGGCCGGGCGAGCTGTTCACCCTCTATCTGGGCGCGTACGCCGTCTTCCGGTTCCTCGTGGAGTTCACCAGGGCGAACGAGACGGTCTGGCTCGACCTGACCCGCCCGCAGTGGTTCCTCGTCCCGGGGCTCATGCTCCTCGCCGTCCGCCTCGGGATCGGATATCGCAAGGGGTTCTATGATCGGCTGCTCCCCTTCCGGGGCGAGCGGCGACCGCTGTTACCGGCCGTCCGTCTGTCGCCTGTGGGCGAGGAGGAGAGATGA
- a CDS encoding radical SAM protein, which yields MTTGMPLRGDRILRYVNAFCPRCHEERPDRPLAEVPRLSGWLAARDGRVYLERGCRAHGMVRTLYDEDPEILAYLEEWTAPTKAHLPDVAGNFDPVPEAYLRGLPEMQTQHTCILLEDVAEACNLRCPTCFTDSSPDLRGIVPVREVLANVDQRLARENGRLDVLMLSGGEPTLHPDLPELLAELTARPVTRILINTNGLLVARDDALLDLLTEHRERVEVYLQYDGVSAEASRHHRGGDLRRLKAEALRRLSEREIFTTLVMTAALGVNDAEIGDVVRLALDTPYVGGVSIQPQFGSGRSGVIDPMDRLTHTGVLKRLGPQTDGLVTWRDLTALPCSHPHCCSVGYMIKDDADQWRSLTALIGHDRLKENLGLVSNRIADSEIPRQLRMAVQESLLGLLSEQSSLSHPEIGKVWRDICENCDLGLTTLLTLASSALPGRKRRLRRLLGERVVRITVKPFMDMSTMLEERLVQCCVHVGTRSDQDQCAPFCAVQAWPALARQRLSAVAAADAGVRLPLVEIT from the coding sequence GTGACCACCGGAATGCCCCTGCGGGGAGACCGCATCCTCCGCTACGTCAACGCGTTCTGCCCGCGCTGCCACGAGGAGCGGCCGGACCGCCCGCTGGCGGAGGTGCCGCGGCTGTCCGGCTGGCTCGCGGCCCGCGACGGCCGGGTCTACCTGGAGCGCGGCTGCCGCGCCCACGGCATGGTCAGGACCCTCTACGACGAGGACCCGGAGATCCTCGCCTACCTGGAGGAATGGACCGCTCCCACCAAGGCGCATCTGCCCGACGTCGCGGGGAACTTCGATCCGGTCCCGGAGGCGTACCTGCGCGGGCTGCCGGAGATGCAGACCCAGCACACATGCATCCTCCTCGAAGACGTCGCGGAGGCGTGCAACCTGCGCTGCCCGACCTGCTTCACCGACTCCTCGCCCGATCTGCGGGGGATCGTGCCGGTCCGGGAGGTGCTCGCCAACGTGGACCAGCGGCTGGCCCGGGAGAACGGCCGTCTCGACGTGCTCATGCTCAGCGGCGGCGAGCCGACCCTCCACCCCGATCTGCCCGAGCTGCTCGCCGAGCTGACGGCCCGGCCCGTCACCCGCATCCTGATCAACACCAACGGGCTCCTGGTGGCCAGGGACGACGCCCTGCTCGACCTGCTCACCGAGCACCGCGAACGCGTCGAGGTCTACCTGCAGTACGACGGCGTGTCGGCCGAGGCGTCCCGGCACCACAGAGGTGGCGACCTGCGGCGGCTCAAGGCGGAGGCGCTCCGGCGGCTGTCGGAACGGGAGATCTTCACGACGCTGGTCATGACGGCCGCCCTCGGCGTGAACGACGCCGAGATCGGCGACGTGGTGCGCCTGGCCCTCGACACGCCGTACGTCGGCGGGGTGTCGATCCAGCCGCAGTTCGGCTCGGGGCGGTCCGGTGTGATCGACCCGATGGACCGGCTCACCCACACCGGGGTGCTCAAACGCCTCGGCCCCCAGACGGACGGCCTGGTCACCTGGCGCGACCTGACCGCGCTGCCGTGCTCGCATCCGCACTGCTGCTCGGTCGGCTACATGATCAAGGATGACGCCGATCAGTGGCGCTCGCTGACCGCGTTGATCGGGCACGACCGCCTCAAGGAGAACCTCGGGCTCGTCTCCAACCGCATCGCCGACTCGGAGATCCCCCGCCAGCTCCGCATGGCCGTCCAGGAGTCGCTGCTCGGCCTGCTGTCGGAGCAGTCGTCGCTGTCGCATCCCGAGATCGGCAAGGTCTGGCGCGACATCTGCGAAAACTGCGACCTCGGGCTGACGACCCTGCTGACCCTCGCGTCCTCGGCCCTGCCCGGCCGCAAGCGGCGGTTGCGCCGGCTGCTGGGCGAACGGGTCGTACGCATCACGGTCAAGCCCTTCATGGACATGTCCACGATGCTGGAGGAGCGCCTGGTGCAGTGCTGTGTCCACGTCGGCACCCGCTCCGACCAGGACCAGTGCGCGCCGTTCTGCGCGGTCCAGGCCTGGCCGGCGCTCGCGCGTCAGCGCCTGTCCGCCGTCGCCGCGGCCGACGCAGGCGTACGGCTCCCGCTGGTGGAGATCACGTGA
- a CDS encoding VOC family protein: protein MLRLTDFIIDCPDTMKLAAFYSAVTGRPIKEGSDGNWAGITFGEIELAFIRVDDYRAPQWPDSEHPKQFHLDFEVDDIESEQRRVLDLGATLQQDFIGPEGYGWRVYTDPVGHPFCLCRNKGVIWTDQGPIWPKRD, encoded by the coding sequence ATGCTGCGACTCACCGATTTCATCATCGACTGCCCGGACACGATGAAGCTGGCGGCCTTCTACTCCGCGGTGACGGGCCGTCCGATCAAGGAAGGCAGCGACGGCAACTGGGCCGGCATCACGTTCGGCGAGATCGAGCTGGCTTTCATCCGAGTGGACGACTACCGCGCTCCGCAGTGGCCCGACAGCGAGCACCCCAAGCAGTTCCACCTCGACTTCGAGGTGGACGACATCGAGTCCGAGCAGCGCCGCGTCCTCGACCTCGGCGCGACGCTGCAGCAGGACTTCATCGGCCCCGAAGGCTACGGCTGGCGGGTCTACACCGACCCGGTCGGCCACCCCTTCTGCCTGTGCCGCAACAAGGGCGTCATCTGGACCGACCAGGGCCCGATCTGGCCCAAGCGCGACTGA
- a CDS encoding ankyrin repeat domain-containing protein — MAAAREADWSGIGWDAWKNLRLIRARLDAGADPDAADFYFGPPLHRAAEWGSPGVVAELAARVDDVDAEHEGRTALWTAVFADRPDNARILAEAGADPWRPMMNGWSPGRLSLATPTPGLFGDLGGRPRLTDAEAAAVQEAGRLIAAVGGFPDDGLSVACVAGITAAEVVRRLGAGPEAVDPEALMEDPWMDLDDSLAVVGVTDVPGGCVVSQPWGYTPSTPGVTERLSVGTVCYAMFANPKSGNQGSVARDGEIVEWDTHPGGGDPSPENPAEEILRRYLFNRHAVAYCCAGAGIRPTDAGPIAGQPDTWVRLPDRDYWG; from the coding sequence ATGGCTGCCGCCCGGGAAGCGGACTGGTCTGGCATCGGCTGGGACGCCTGGAAGAACCTGCGGCTGATCCGGGCCCGGCTCGACGCGGGCGCCGACCCCGATGCGGCCGACTTTTACTTCGGGCCACCCTTGCACAGAGCCGCCGAATGGGGCTCTCCCGGGGTGGTGGCGGAATTGGCCGCCCGGGTCGACGACGTGGACGCCGAGCACGAGGGCCGTACGGCGCTGTGGACGGCCGTCTTCGCCGACCGTCCGGACAACGCCCGGATCCTGGCCGAGGCCGGAGCCGACCCGTGGCGGCCGATGATGAACGGCTGGTCGCCCGGACGGCTGAGCCTGGCTACGCCGACCCCCGGCCTGTTCGGCGATCTCGGCGGGCGGCCCCGTCTGACCGACGCCGAGGCCGCCGCCGTGCAGGAAGCCGGACGTCTGATCGCCGCCGTGGGTGGCTTCCCCGACGACGGCCTGAGCGTGGCCTGTGTGGCAGGGATAACGGCCGCCGAGGTGGTACGCCGCCTGGGAGCCGGCCCGGAGGCGGTCGATCCCGAAGCGCTCATGGAAGATCCGTGGATGGACCTCGACGACAGCCTCGCCGTCGTCGGCGTCACCGATGTTCCCGGCGGCTGTGTGGTCAGCCAGCCGTGGGGATACACGCCGTCAACACCCGGTGTCACGGAGCGCCTGTCGGTCGGCACGGTCTGCTACGCCATGTTCGCCAACCCCAAGAGCGGCAACCAGGGCAGCGTCGCCCGGGACGGCGAGATCGTGGAGTGGGACACCCATCCCGGTGGTGGCGATCCGTCGCCGGAGAACCCGGCAGAGGAGATCCTCCGGAGGTACCTCTTCAACAGGCACGCCGTTGCGTACTGCTGTGCGGGCGCGGGCATACGCCCGACGGACGCGGGACCGATAGCGGGGCAGCCCGACACGTGGGTAAGGCTCCCCGACCGCGACTACTGGGGCTGA
- a CDS encoding ATP-binding protein translates to MDPVRNPYAPGAGQRPPELAGRDRELQQFEIVLERVARGRPERSMVLTGLRGVGKTVLLNTFKSMAMQRLWGTGKIEARPDQSIRRPVAAALHMAIRELAPRHRAPERIEEFLGVLKAFAMRDPAAAKGTSHWSPGIDVPAARGRADSGDLEIDLTELFVDAAGVATDLGVGIALFIDEMQDVQAPDVSALCAACHELSQNGGPLIVVGAGLPHLPSVLSASKSYSERLFRYARIDRLDRDAADLALIAPAAREDVEFTPDALDALYEAADGYPYFVQAYGKVAWDLAPRSPITAEDIKVSAPEAEEELAVGFFGSRYERATPAERDYMHAMAQLGDDPVPTAEVAETLGRKPSSLSPARDSLIKKGLIYSAERGVIGFTVPHFGRFLRAQPL, encoded by the coding sequence GTGGACCCCGTGCGCAATCCCTACGCCCCCGGCGCCGGCCAGCGCCCCCCGGAACTCGCCGGCCGCGACCGCGAGCTGCAGCAGTTCGAGATCGTGCTCGAGCGGGTCGCCCGTGGCCGCCCCGAGCGGAGCATGGTCCTCACCGGCCTGCGCGGCGTGGGCAAGACCGTCCTGCTCAACACGTTCAAGTCCATGGCCATGCAGCGGCTGTGGGGCACCGGCAAGATCGAGGCCAGGCCCGACCAGTCGATCCGCCGCCCGGTTGCCGCCGCGCTGCACATGGCCATCAGGGAGCTCGCGCCCCGGCACCGCGCCCCCGAGCGGATCGAGGAGTTCCTCGGCGTGCTCAAGGCGTTCGCGATGCGCGACCCCGCCGCGGCGAAGGGCACCTCGCACTGGTCGCCCGGCATCGACGTGCCCGCCGCGCGCGGCCGGGCCGACTCCGGCGACCTGGAGATCGACCTGACCGAGCTGTTCGTCGACGCCGCGGGCGTGGCGACCGACCTCGGTGTCGGCATCGCGCTGTTCATCGACGAGATGCAGGACGTGCAGGCGCCCGACGTTTCGGCCCTGTGCGCGGCCTGCCACGAGCTGTCGCAGAACGGCGGCCCGTTGATCGTCGTCGGCGCCGGCCTGCCCCACCTGCCGAGCGTGCTGTCGGCGAGCAAGAGCTACTCCGAGCGGCTGTTCCGATACGCTCGCATCGACCGGCTCGACCGCGACGCCGCCGACCTGGCGCTGATCGCCCCGGCCGCCCGCGAGGACGTCGAGTTCACTCCCGACGCGCTCGACGCGCTGTATGAGGCGGCCGACGGCTACCCCTACTTCGTCCAGGCGTACGGCAAGGTCGCCTGGGACCTCGCCCCGCGCAGCCCGATCACGGCCGAGGACATCAAGGTGTCGGCCCCGGAGGCCGAGGAGGAGCTCGCGGTGGGCTTCTTCGGCAGCCGATATGAGCGGGCCACCCCCGCCGAGCGCGACTACATGCACGCCATGGCCCAGCTCGGGGACGACCCGGTGCCGACTGCCGAGGTGGCCGAGACGCTGGGCCGCAAGCCGTCGAGCCTGTCCCCGGCTCGCGACAGCCTGATCAAGAAAGGCCTGATCTACAGCGCCGAGCGCGGCGTGATCGGGTTCACCGTGCCGCATTTCGGGAGGTTCCTCCGCGCGCAGCCGCTATGA